The genomic region CAGGAGGTGCTTGATGCTGTTGTGGGACTTTCAGTCGTGCGATTCGAGCCTAGCCGTTCGGCTAGTTCTTAATTTCGTTTCGAACCTGTATGCTCGGAGATAATGCCCCTTCGTTTTGTATTGTCTTCTTTCCTGACGAAATCTTCCGGATTGCGTGCCTTGTTTGGATTACCGGCAGTATTCGCCCGAACCGCCTGTATCGGCCTGTTCTTCGGCTGTATCGCCGGGGCCCAGGCCCTGCCGGCTGGCTGGACTGCGGCCGATGTCGGATCACCGGGGGCATCCGGCGAAAGCAGCTATGCCGCCGGCAGTTGGACGGTGAGCGGGGGCGGTGCGGACATCTGGGGCAGTTCGGATTCCTTTCACTTCGCCAGTCGTGAAATCAACGGCGATGTCAGTATTGTGGTCCGGCTCGACAGCATGGAGAGTCCGGGCTCGTATGCAAAATCCGGGATCATGCTGCGCTCGGGGCTCCGGGCGGATGCGGCCTACGCTTTCGTCTTTGCCACCTCCAGCTACATCGGCTTCGACTGCCGGCAATCGACCGGCGCTTCGTCCTACAATGTAGGCACTGTGTCCGGAACCGTCCCTCGCTGGCTCAAGCTGACACGTGTGGGCAGGCGCTATACCGGATATTACAGTGACGATGGCGTTGACTGGACGATGCTGGGCAGCCCACAGGAGCTGGTCCTTCCGGTTGCGGCGCGTGCCGGACTGGCGGTGGACGCAAACGATGCAGGCACGGGGACGAATACGAGTGTGTTCTCGGAACTGTCGGTGAGCGCACTGACGACCTCGCGGGTGAATATTGCGAAGTATCAGAGCATGTCGGCGGATTCGGAGTCGGCCGGCTACGGGGCCTCCCGGGCAGTGGATGGATATGTCCGTAACAGCAGCGCATGGAAGAGCGGTTCCGGAAGCGGCCATTGGCTGATGGTTTCGTTGTCCCGGGCGATGGCGCTCGGGAGCATTCAGCTTTACCTCGGCGAGGACGATCAGGACCCGATCTCGGACTTCTGGGTGCAATATTACGACGGGGCGAATTGGACCGTGATCCCCGGGGCCAATTTTACCGGTAACACCGCGACCGTGCTGAACATCGTGCTGCCCACCGCGGTGACAGCCACGAATGTGATGCTGGTCACGAGTGACAGCGAGGCCACCGTTCGTGAGATTGCGCTGTATCCGCCCAATGGGGGCGACGGCTACCCGCTGGGCGCCGATGTCGTGTTGAACGCCGCCTACAAAAAGACGGCCGATGCGTCGGCATGGGACGCTCCCTATTACCCGATCCGGGCGGTCGACGGCTACGTGAGTGATACGGAAGGCTGGCAGAGTCTCAGTGGCGATCAGCAGAGTCTGGAAGTCGATCTTTGGGAAAGCCAACGCATCGGCAGTGTGCACCTTTACTCCGATACCTCCAACGATATCGCGATTCCGGACTTCACCCTGGCTTACTGGGATGCCGCAACCGAGACCTGGGTGAACATCCCGGGTGGCTCGGTGAGCAACAACGCGGAGAAGGCGCTGGCGGTGGTTTTCGATACGCCGGTCACGACCTCGAAGCTTCGTATCACGCCGACCCCCGGCTACGCTCAGAAGGTGCGCGAGCTGGTCGTTTTTCCTGCGACTGCTCCGGGCAACGATTTTCCGCTGTGGACCTCTGTGACGCCGGGGGAACCGCCGTCGACCCAATGGAATGACCTCGGCGACGCCTTTTACAATCTGTTCAACCGTGAGAACGCCGGCACCCTCGCTGTGGACGGAACGGAGGTCATCGAGGCCTTGCCGCGCTCCACCGAATACGAGCAGCAATTCCAGGTGCTCTACAATCTGGACAGCGACTCCTTTCGTATCAGGAACCGGGATACGGGCCTTTGCCTTGAAGCGGAAGATGCCGGCACCGAGCCGGGCACGGCTGTGGTGGCGGGCGAATACAACGGGCAGCCGCACCAGCTCTGGCGGATCGTCGATGCCGGGGACGGTTACGGCTACTACGTCAATGTCTGGAACGGGCTCGCGCTGACCACTGACTTGGGATCACCGGCGGCCATCACGCTGGAGGAGCCGACCTCTTTATGGCAGCAGCACTGGGAACTGTCCTATGTTATCCACTACCCGAAAAAGGGCGCCGGCGACTACGGCTGGGACTGGGACAAGATGAACATCAACTGGAGCTACAACTGGGGCTTGGACCCTTACGGCAGCTTGCCGGAAACGGTCGCATTCTCCCCGCAGCAGTGGGGGTCCGCCGACATCGCGGGGCTTCGCACCCGCTACACAACTTGGCATACCGATGCGCGCTCCCGCTACCTGCTCGGTTTCAACGAGCCGGATTTTCCTTACGAAGATGAAGAGGGAAACCATGTCGGCGGATCGGATGTAGCGGTTGCGGCGGCGATCGAGTTTTGGCCACAACTGGAAGCGGCCGACCTGCCGCTGGTCAGTCCGGCGACGGCCTACGCTTACAACGGCTGGTTGGCCGATTTCTATACCGACGCGGCCGCGCATGGCTTGCGGGTCGACTACACCGGTGTGCATTGGTATGGTCCGCCCGATGCGGACGGGCTGTTCGGCTACCTGAGCGGGATTTATTCCACTTGGGGAAAGCCGGTCATCCTCTCCGAGTTCAACACGATCGACTGGGACGGCAGCACCACTTGGTCGGAGGAGGATAACTATCGCTTTTATGCCGAATTCCTGTGGATGGCGGAAAGCTTCGACTGGCTGAAGCGCTACGGCGTCTTTGCCCTTTACGTCGATCCGCCGGAGAATCCATGGGACCAGACGGCTCCCATGGGAGCGCTCTTTACTGTGGACCGGGAGTATACCGCCACCGGAGACCTGTATGCGGGCTGGGACGGGGACCGCACGATCCGCAAAACCTCCCCATACCTGCTTCATAACAAGGGCGCATCCATGCATCTGGGGCACAACGGAACTACCGTTGCTATCGATACGATCCGCAACAGCGCTTCCGATATGCAGTGGATACTCGTGCCCAGTGCGGACAACCCTTATATCGTCTACATCGTCTCCATCACGGATGGACGACGCCTCCGGGTCAACGGCAGCTCGCTGGATCTCGCACCTCCGACCACCACCGGTTCCACAGTTCAATGGACCTACACGGCAGACGACTCCGGCTATGGTTATTTCTATCTGGACAACCTGGGCGCGGGCCAGCGCCTGAAGCTCAACCGCACGAATGACGCGTCCGGCGCACCGACCGGTATCTGGCTCTCGCTCGAAGATTCGTCGAGCACGGACGACAATGTGAAATGGCGCTTCATCAAGCCGGCGACACCGGTCGCGCAGGAAAACCTCAGTGAACTGTTCGGAGACTTGTGGCGTAGTGACGACATCGGGCGCCCGACCCAGTCCGGTTACGCCTACTTCGACGCGGGCACCGGAGTCTGGATCGTCGGAGGCGGCGGGGCGGACATCCTTGGCGAGGTGGACCAGTTTCACTATGTGTCCCAGGATTTCTCCGGTGACGGCGAGCTGATCGTTCAGGTCGAAAGTGTGCAGAACACGGACACCTACTCCAAGGCCGGCCTGATGTTCCGTAACTCGACGGCGGTGGACGCACCGTATGCGCATGTCTTTGTCGGACCGGGCACGGTCGGTTTTGAATTCCGGACGTTGGCGGGCGGTGACACCCTGGCAGCGGCCTATGTGGGGCAGACGGCACCGAAGTGGCTCAGGCTCGTGCGCCGCGGCGACAGCTTTACCGCCTTCTACGGGGAGGACGGCGAGAACTGGTCGCAGCTCGGCAGCAGCCAGACGATTGCCATGTCCACGGTCGCGCGGGCGGGGCTTTCCGTCACGGCGCACAACAACTCGCACCTGATCGTCAACACGAGCACCTTCAGTCATCTGAGCTTCCTGCCGACGGGCTGGCAGAGCTGTGATGTCGGTGAGACCGGGGCCTCCGGCTGGGTGAGTGGCGGGGACACGTTTACCCTCGTTGCCGCCGGATCCGATATCTGGGGAACCGCTGACAGTTTCCGTTCGGTGCATCAGGTGCTGACGGGTAACGGTGTGATCGTGGCGCGGTTGACTAGTGTGTCGGATGCCGACCCATGGGCTAAAGCGGGATTGATGATCCGGCAAAGCCTCGACTCCGGATCCGCCAACGCGGCGATCCTGATTACTCCGGATAATGGGGTCCAATTTCAGTCACGGAGCAGCGCCGGATCGGCCACCACGAGCCAAAGCGCAAGTGCAACGGCCCCGAAGTGGCTGAAGCTGGAGCGGGTGGGCGAGAGTCTCTCGGGCTATGTGTCGGATGACGGCGCTTCCTGGTCACTGGTCGGCACGGCGACGGTTTCACTTTCCTCCCCGTTCTATGTCGGGCTTGCGGGCAGCTCGCATGACAGCACGAATGCGGATGCCGCGAGCTTTACAAATGTAAGTCTCGAGATGGAAGGTTTCGTCGCCTACCAGCACAGCTATTTCAACAGCGCGGAGCTTCTCGACACCACGATCAGTGGAATAACCGGCGATGCCAACCAGGACGGTGTCCTCAACCTGCAAGCCTATGCGGCGGGCCTGAGCCCATGGGAGACGGCCACGTGGTCCAACGGAGGTCAACCCACGATGCATTTCGAGGACGGCACCTATCTAGCGCTGCGCTACACACGTATGAAGAGCGTAACCGATCTGGACTACACGGTTAAAGTCGGCCCCGACCTGAGCCAATGGGACTCCGGGCCGGAGCACACTACCCAAGTCTCCGTGACGAGTCTGGATTCGGACCGCGAAGCGGTTGTGGTGCGCGACAATACTCCGGTGGATCAAGCGGCTCGTCGGTTCATGATGCTGGAAATCGACTACCTTGCACCGTAGTGCATCGATCGTAGGTGGCTTCTTTCCTGTCCGCCGTAGCTGGAGCGTAGGAGGAAGCCGGCCACCCGCATGTCCAATCGGTTCCGCAAGTTCGTTCGGTCGCGCGGCTAAAGCAACGCGACTACGTCACTGAAGCCTAGTTATGCCATTTCGGCTCCAAACCTTTAGCAAATCGGTATAAAGCCATACTTTTGGATAGATAGCCAAGCCGGTGAAACTTGCTATTCTGTGAGAGGTCGCACACGCGCCTGTCACTCGAAACCCCACTCAACACGATGTCCCGTCTCCCATGCCTCAAAGCCCGTTATTGCGCTTCGTCTTTGCTATGCCTACTCCTGTTCTCCGCGGCTCCGACTATTTCTCCAGCGCAGACGGTCAGTGATGAGCCGGCAGCCGTCCATGAG from Coraliomargarita parva harbors:
- a CDS encoding glycosyl hydrolase — translated: MPLRFVLSSFLTKSSGLRALFGLPAVFARTACIGLFFGCIAGAQALPAGWTAADVGSPGASGESSYAAGSWTVSGGGADIWGSSDSFHFASREINGDVSIVVRLDSMESPGSYAKSGIMLRSGLRADAAYAFVFATSSYIGFDCRQSTGASSYNVGTVSGTVPRWLKLTRVGRRYTGYYSDDGVDWTMLGSPQELVLPVAARAGLAVDANDAGTGTNTSVFSELSVSALTTSRVNIAKYQSMSADSESAGYGASRAVDGYVRNSSAWKSGSGSGHWLMVSLSRAMALGSIQLYLGEDDQDPISDFWVQYYDGANWTVIPGANFTGNTATVLNIVLPTAVTATNVMLVTSDSEATVREIALYPPNGGDGYPLGADVVLNAAYKKTADASAWDAPYYPIRAVDGYVSDTEGWQSLSGDQQSLEVDLWESQRIGSVHLYSDTSNDIAIPDFTLAYWDAATETWVNIPGGSVSNNAEKALAVVFDTPVTTSKLRITPTPGYAQKVRELVVFPATAPGNDFPLWTSVTPGEPPSTQWNDLGDAFYNLFNRENAGTLAVDGTEVIEALPRSTEYEQQFQVLYNLDSDSFRIRNRDTGLCLEAEDAGTEPGTAVVAGEYNGQPHQLWRIVDAGDGYGYYVNVWNGLALTTDLGSPAAITLEEPTSLWQQHWELSYVIHYPKKGAGDYGWDWDKMNINWSYNWGLDPYGSLPETVAFSPQQWGSADIAGLRTRYTTWHTDARSRYLLGFNEPDFPYEDEEGNHVGGSDVAVAAAIEFWPQLEAADLPLVSPATAYAYNGWLADFYTDAAAHGLRVDYTGVHWYGPPDADGLFGYLSGIYSTWGKPVILSEFNTIDWDGSTTWSEEDNYRFYAEFLWMAESFDWLKRYGVFALYVDPPENPWDQTAPMGALFTVDREYTATGDLYAGWDGDRTIRKTSPYLLHNKGASMHLGHNGTTVAIDTIRNSASDMQWILVPSADNPYIVYIVSITDGRRLRVNGSSLDLAPPTTTGSTVQWTYTADDSGYGYFYLDNLGAGQRLKLNRTNDASGAPTGIWLSLEDSSSTDDNVKWRFIKPATPVAQENLSELFGDLWRSDDIGRPTQSGYAYFDAGTGVWIVGGGGADILGEVDQFHYVSQDFSGDGELIVQVESVQNTDTYSKAGLMFRNSTAVDAPYAHVFVGPGTVGFEFRTLAGGDTLAAAYVGQTAPKWLRLVRRGDSFTAFYGEDGENWSQLGSSQTIAMSTVARAGLSVTAHNNSHLIVNTSTFSHLSFLPTGWQSCDVGETGASGWVSGGDTFTLVAAGSDIWGTADSFRSVHQVLTGNGVIVARLTSVSDADPWAKAGLMIRQSLDSGSANAAILITPDNGVQFQSRSSAGSATTSQSASATAPKWLKLERVGESLSGYVSDDGASWSLVGTATVSLSSPFYVGLAGSSHDSTNADAASFTNVSLEMEGFVAYQHSYFNSAELLDTTISGITGDANQDGVLNLQAYAAGLSPWETATWSNGGQPTMHFEDGTYLALRYTRMKSVTDLDYTVKVGPDLSQWDSGPEHTTQVSVTSLDSDREAVVVRDNTPVDQAARRFMMLEIDYLAP